A genomic window from Triticum urartu cultivar G1812 chromosome 7, Tu2.1, whole genome shotgun sequence includes:
- the LOC125520879 gene encoding protein TIC 55, chloroplastic yields MSPASPPDTKKLPCFEPYARAGFTDLSTVHELPYDHSILLENLMDPAHVPISHNRTDWTTKWEDVQPLAFEVAERTARGFAGHWWREHTPHLRNLLRFEAPCVLTNTLEFVDKDGREQCFSAQFLCRPAGQGKSMLLVRFGSTTRSPLLRVLPSWYFHQNACKVFEEDMGSCLSQNEVLLREKVPTKELYLNLRSSDTWVVEYRRWMDRAGHGMPYYFGHSTMSPPPVPAVVEQAPAGAAAGISASFPAEGGFGTQHAPNPTSRYFRHVVHCKGCRDSVFILITNRVSSHKLTS; encoded by the coding sequence ATGTCACCGGCGAGCCCGCCGGACACGAAGAAGCTGCCGTGCTTCGAGCCGTACGCGCGAGCGGGGTTCACGGACCTGTCCACGGTGCACGAGCTCCCCTACGACCACTCCATCCTGCTGGAGAACCTCATGGACCCGGCGCACGTGCCCATCTCGCACAACCGCACCGACTGGACAACCAAGTGGGAGGACGTGCAGCCGCTGGCCTTCGAGGTCGCCGAGCGCACCGCCCGGGGCTTCGCCGGCCACTGGTGGCGCGAGCACACGCCACACCTCCGCAACCTGCTCCGCTTCGAGGCGCCCTGCGTGCTCACCAACACGCTTGAGTTCGTGGACAAGGACGGCAGGGAGCAGTGCTTCTCGGCGCAGTTCCTGTGCCGGCCGGCGGGGCAGGGGAAGTCGATGCTGCTCGTCCGGTTCGGGTCCACGACGAGGTCGCCGCTGCTGAGGGTGCTGCCGAGCTGGTACTTCCACCAGAACGCGTGCAAGGTGTTCGAGGAGGACATGGGTTCCTGTCTGTCACAGAACGAGGTGCTACTCCGGGAGAAGGTGCCCACCAAGGAGCTCTACCTCAACCTCCGCTCCTCGGACACCTGGGTGGTCGAGTACCGGCGGTGGATGGACAGGGCCGGCCACGGCATGCCCTACTACTTCGGCCACAGCACCATGTCGCCGCCGCCCGTGCCGGCTGTCGTGGAGCAGGCGCCGGCGGGGGCCGCCGCTGGGATCTCCGCGTCGTTCCCGGCCGAGGGCGGCTTCGGCACGCAGCACGCGCCCAACCCGACCAGCAGGTACTTCCGGCACGTCGTGCACTGCAAGGGGTGCAGGGACAGTGTCTTTATTTTGATAACAAACCGTGTTTCGTCGCACAAGCTTACCAGCTGA
- the LOC125519177 gene encoding uncharacterized protein LOC125519177 isoform X2 produces MARVSGIYSGAGGQVALLSSDVEGGTVDSLPAARDEVAMELPPPPLASASCRYGTVKIEDLVWSRKNCNTLDSKDTWMIIWVCGKYTAMMMMFRFIMMMMDAFSLRQLVHKECASFYRDSWYTWRLGSLLVVAKKMAPTLYLVGQG; encoded by the exons atggctagggtttcgggcatcTACTCCGGCGCCGGTGGCCAAGTTGCCCTCCTCTCGTCCG ACGTGGAGGGAGGTACTGTGGACAGCCTTCCTGCTGCTCGGGACGAAGTAGCCATGgagcttcctcctcctcctctggcttCAG CATCATGTCGATATGGCACTGTGAAAATTGAAGATTTGGTATGGAGTCGCAAAAACTGCAATACTCTCG ATTCAAAAGATACATGGATGATTATATGGGTGTGTGGCAAGTATACTGCAATGATGATGATGTTTCGGTTCATCATGATGATGATGGATGCTTTCAGTTTA AGACAACTTGTTCACAAGGAGTGTGCTTCCTTCTACAGAGACAGCTGGTACACATGGAG GTTGGGTTCGTTACTCGTGGTGGCAAAAAAGATGGCACCTACCTTGTATCTTGTTGGCCAAGGGTAG
- the LOC125519177 gene encoding uncharacterized protein LOC125519177 isoform X1 codes for MNWSLFLFLTERTWALERHSIPWSYPQIKPISPWVLFAATTGMFPADHPKTLTSCKIALQIAASCRYGTVKIEDLVWSRKNCNTLDSKDTWMIIWVCGKYTAMMMMFRFIMMMMDAFSLRQLVHKECASFYRDSWYTWRLGSLLVVAKKMAPTLYLVGQG; via the exons ATGAACTGGTCTCTTTTTCTTTTCTTGACGGAGCGCACCTGGGCTCTTGAACGGCATTCAATACCCTGGTCATATCCTCAAATTAAGCCAATCTCACCATGGGTCTTATTCGCTGCCACCACCGGCATGTTTCCAGCCGACCACCCAAAGACACTAACTTCATGCAAAATCGCATTGCAGATCGCAG CATCATGTCGATATGGCACTGTGAAAATTGAAGATTTGGTATGGAGTCGCAAAAACTGCAATACTCTCG ATTCAAAAGATACATGGATGATTATATGGGTGTGTGGCAAGTATACTGCAATGATGATGATGTTTCGGTTCATCATGATGATGATGGATGCTTTCAGTTTA AGACAACTTGTTCACAAGGAGTGTGCTTCCTTCTACAGAGACAGCTGGTACACATGGAG GTTGGGTTCGTTACTCGTGGTGGCAAAAAAGATGGCACCTACCTTGTATCTTGTTGGCCAAGGGTAG